The Candidatus Eisenbacteria bacterium genome has a segment encoding these proteins:
- the gnd gene encoding decarboxylating 6-phosphogluconate dehydrogenase, with translation MDIGFVGLGRMGLNMTRRLLLGGHRVVAFDRSESAVAEAVGAGAVAATSLADLIARLGSSRVVWMMIPSGKPVDDTLDALLPLLAAGDLVVDGGNSNFKDSKRRYASSKERGVAFVDCGTSGGIWGLKVGYCMMLGGDPEALKRLSPALDTLAPPQGWLHVGAPGSGHYTKMIHNGIEYGMMQAYAEGFEILQASEYKPDLEKVSHLWNQGSVVRSWLLELAVLAFRKDPALEQIRGYVEDSGEGRWTVMEAIDLNVPAELLTLSLLNRFRSRQSDSFRDRVLAALRAEFGGHAVKAK, from the coding sequence TGGGTCGCATGGGTCTCAACATGACGCGACGCCTGCTGCTCGGCGGGCATCGCGTGGTGGCATTCGATCGCTCGGAGAGCGCAGTGGCGGAAGCGGTCGGCGCGGGAGCGGTCGCGGCGACCTCGCTCGCGGATCTGATTGCGAGGCTCGGCAGTTCGCGCGTGGTGTGGATGATGATTCCCTCCGGCAAGCCGGTCGACGACACGCTCGACGCGTTGTTGCCGCTGCTCGCGGCCGGCGATCTCGTCGTCGACGGCGGCAATTCCAACTTCAAGGACTCGAAGCGCCGCTACGCGAGCTCGAAGGAGCGCGGCGTCGCATTCGTGGATTGCGGAACTTCGGGCGGGATCTGGGGACTCAAGGTCGGCTACTGCATGATGCTCGGCGGTGATCCCGAGGCACTGAAGCGGCTCTCACCCGCGCTCGACACGCTCGCGCCGCCCCAGGGGTGGCTGCACGTCGGAGCGCCGGGCTCGGGGCACTACACGAAGATGATTCACAACGGCATCGAGTACGGCATGATGCAGGCGTATGCCGAGGGCTTCGAGATCTTGCAGGCGAGCGAATACAAGCCCGACCTCGAGAAGGTCTCGCATCTGTGGAATCAGGGCAGCGTGGTGCGCTCGTGGTTGCTCGAACTCGCGGTGCTCGCGTTTCGCAAGGATCCGGCGCTCGAGCAGATCCGCGGCTACGTCGAGGATTCGGGCGAAGGTCGCTGGACCGTGATGGAGGCGATCGACCTCAACGTGCCGGCCGAACTGCTCACGCTCTCGTTGCTCAATCGGTTCCGGTCGCGACAGAGCGACTCGTTCCGCGATCGGGTGCTCGCCGCGCTCCGCGCCGAGTTCGGCGGCCATGCCGTGAAGGCCAAGTGA
- the pgl gene encoding 6-phosphogluconolactonase has translation MTVGGPRVHRCESAADAGREVAHRLLHHFEDSIEQGARIRLGVCGGRSIVPVLQALVVGADREQWRWRQWDLFLTDERAVPRGDAERNDALIEREFVVPLGASPVVLHRMAAEASDLEAAALDYDRQLAAPLHAVILGLGEDGHVASLFPGSPWLRESERRVGVVLDSPKPPARRLTLTSRAITETPLRLVLGFGAAKAAAVRRSLAIHGDVLETPARIARDGVWFVDAASAGG, from the coding sequence TTGACCGTCGGCGGACCACGCGTGCACCGCTGCGAGAGTGCGGCCGACGCCGGGCGAGAAGTCGCGCATCGGTTGCTGCACCACTTCGAGGACTCGATCGAGCAGGGTGCGCGGATTCGGCTCGGCGTGTGCGGCGGGCGCTCGATCGTGCCGGTGCTGCAGGCGCTCGTGGTCGGGGCGGATCGGGAGCAGTGGCGCTGGAGGCAGTGGGATCTGTTCCTGACCGACGAGCGCGCGGTTCCGCGCGGCGATGCCGAACGCAATGACGCATTGATCGAGCGCGAGTTCGTGGTGCCGCTCGGCGCCTCGCCGGTGGTGCTGCATCGCATGGCGGCCGAGGCGTCCGATCTCGAAGCGGCCGCGCTCGACTACGATCGTCAACTCGCCGCGCCGTTGCACGCCGTGATCCTGGGACTCGGCGAAGACGGCCACGTCGCCTCGCTGTTTCCGGGCTCGCCCTGGCTGCGCGAGAGCGAGCGCCGCGTGGGCGTGGTGCTCGACAGTCCCAAGCCTCCCGCGCGGCGGCTGACCCTCACCTCGCGCGCGATCACCGAGACGCCGTTGCGGCTGGTGCTCGGCTTCGGGGCTGCCAAGGCGGCGGCGGTCCGGCGCTCGCTCGCGATCCACGGCGACGTGCTCGAAACGCCCGCGCGCATCGCTCGGGACGGCGTGTGGTTCGTCGACGCGGCGTCCGCCGGCGGCTAG
- the zwf gene encoding glucose-6-phosphate dehydrogenase, whose amino-acid sequence MTTQIEVTAAQAVAALKPNPAPPCAVVVFGATGDLTRRKLLPALYNLQVSGALPEHFVTLGVARRPLTDEQFRTDMRAACDEFSRRKPDAATWEGFAGRIDYVAADFSDPAGFERLSMRLQQLDFQHGLEGNRLFYLATPPSEFEVILRGLRSHGLLLPPGGEGPWSRVIIEKPFGRDLASARALNTLVSEVLDESQTFRIDHYLGKETVQNILVMRFANSIFEPLWNRKYVAAVEISALETVGVGTRGAFYDQYGVMRDVVQNHLLELVALTAMEPPTSGSADDVRSEKLKVLNALRDGWDDTVSRDVVLGQYDGYRAEKDVAPDSFTPTYAALRLFVDNWRWQGVPFYLRAGKKLAKRATEISVHLQPIPLSLFGRHDVCESVPPNVLTIRVQPDEGVQLQFASKIPGEDTRVGRVLMDMRYQEAFGGEPPEAYERLLLDAMRGDATLFSRRDWVETSWSWIDPLLQYFDRHPPTDFPNYAPASWGPKRADEWIARDRRAWRCD is encoded by the coding sequence ATGACGACCCAGATCGAGGTGACCGCGGCTCAGGCGGTCGCGGCACTCAAGCCGAACCCCGCGCCACCGTGCGCGGTGGTGGTGTTCGGCGCGACCGGCGACCTCACGCGTCGGAAGCTCCTGCCGGCGCTCTACAATCTTCAGGTCTCGGGTGCGCTGCCGGAGCACTTCGTGACGCTCGGCGTTGCGCGCCGACCGCTCACCGACGAGCAGTTCCGCACCGACATGCGCGCGGCGTGCGACGAATTCTCTCGCCGCAAGCCGGACGCGGCGACGTGGGAGGGTTTCGCCGGGCGAATCGACTATGTGGCGGCCGACTTCTCGGATCCCGCCGGCTTCGAGCGCCTCTCGATGCGTCTGCAGCAGCTCGACTTCCAGCACGGCCTCGAAGGCAATCGCCTGTTCTACCTGGCGACGCCACCGAGCGAGTTCGAAGTCATCCTGCGCGGCCTGCGCTCACACGGCCTGCTGCTGCCGCCGGGCGGGGAGGGTCCGTGGTCGCGCGTCATCATCGAGAAGCCGTTCGGCCGCGATCTCGCCTCGGCGCGCGCGCTCAACACGCTGGTGAGCGAAGTGCTCGACGAGTCGCAGACGTTTCGAATCGATCACTACCTCGGCAAGGAGACGGTCCAGAACATCCTCGTGATGCGCTTCGCGAACAGCATCTTCGAGCCGCTCTGGAATCGGAAGTACGTCGCCGCCGTCGAGATCAGCGCGCTCGAGACCGTCGGTGTCGGGACCCGAGGGGCCTTCTACGATCAATACGGCGTCATGCGCGACGTGGTGCAGAATCACCTGCTCGAACTGGTGGCGCTCACGGCCATGGAGCCGCCGACTTCGGGTTCGGCGGACGACGTGCGCTCCGAGAAGCTCAAGGTGCTGAACGCGCTGCGCGATGGCTGGGACGACACGGTGAGTCGCGACGTGGTGCTCGGCCAGTACGACGGTTACCGTGCCGAAAAGGACGTGGCGCCCGATTCGTTCACGCCGACCTATGCCGCGCTGCGACTGTTCGTCGACAACTGGCGGTGGCAGGGCGTGCCGTTCTATCTGCGGGCGGGAAAGAAGCTGGCGAAGCGCGCGACCGAGATCTCGGTGCACCTGCAGCCGATTCCATTGAGCCTGTTCGGACGACACGACGTGTGCGAGAGCGTGCCGCCGAACGTGCTCACGATCCGCGTTCAGCCCGACGAGGGCGTGCAGCTCCAGTTCGCTTCGAAGATTCCGGGCGAGGATACGCGGGTGGGACGCGTGCTGATGGACATGCGCTATCAGGAGGCGTTCGGCGGCGAGCCGCCGGAGGCCTACGAGCGGCTGCTGCTCGATGCGATGCGCGGCGACGCCACGCTGTTTTCGCGCCGCGACTGGGTCGAGACCTCGTGGTCGTGGATCGATCCGCTGCTGCAGTACTTCGACCGCCATCCTCCCACCGACTTTCCGAACTACGCGCCCGCTTCGTGGGGCCCGAAGCGTGCCGACGAGTGGATCGCGCGCGATCGCCGCGCCTGGAGATGCGATTGA